Genomic segment of Dermacentor albipictus isolate Rhodes 1998 colony chromosome 5, USDA_Dalb.pri_finalv2, whole genome shotgun sequence:
caaccaatagacATAAACGtctcaaagggagctttagaatctattcgctatgctaaatttcaacctataggcaacaacacttagtttggtctCTTGgcgtatcctttttttttttcagccggcgtgtgagacgccgttgacacgccggctaacacgtgtgcgttgacacgtgattgacaaaCGGGGGTGAGGGTTGTATCGGGCATGCGCTTTCTGCGCTACCTTATCAGGACAGCACTGATATCACGCGTGCGTTTGACCATTTAGGAGCGTGCCAATAAACCCTTCGCGGCTTCTTGTTCCTGCCATCGTGTAGTTGCCTCGATCTTTACCAGACACACGTCGCACACGTTACATGGAGTCAGAAGTGGGCACTTCGGGTCGAAGCGTGGATCCGGCGGAGCCCCAACGATGGAACTACTGAAGGCACCGCCACCCTTGAAACTTACCGGCAATCTCTCTGAGCAATGGAAGCGCTTCAAGCAGAAGTTTGACTTGTTCATAGTGGCAACCACAATGAAGGAGCAACCCCGCACGGAAGATGCAATAGCGGCACTCCTTCTCAGTGTGGCTGGTGACGAAGCACTTGACGTGTTCAACATGTTCAAGTTTGAAGCACAAGAATCCAATGAAGACTACGCAACAATCGTTGAAAAGTTCGAGTCTTACTTATCTGAGGTAAGCAACGAAGTGCATGAGCAATATCTCTTTCTCTCGAGGAAGCAGGCAGATGGGGACCCGTTCGAAAACTTTCTTCGCAACCTAAAAAAGCAAGCTGGGCAGTGCGATTCCGGAGAACAGCATGATTCAATTATCCGGGATCAAATAGGGTTCGGCACAAATAACTCAATGTTCCGCGAATAAAAAATGCTTCGCGAACAACACTTGATTTAAGTGAAGGCGGAAGAATTTTGCAAGGTTGGCGAATCTGTGGCGCAACGAAACGAGGTCCGGAGGGCCGCGGACAGCCACATTGACCCTATTGCGGGGCCCGCAACTGCACCGAAAAGCAGAAACGCCCAAGATGGCTACAAGCCGTACCGCTGCACAAAGTGCGACCGGTGGCACAGACCAAGGCAGTGTCCTGCATAAGGAAAGAAATGCAACGTATGGCACTTTCCCAATCATGTTGCGGTGTGCTGTCGAGAAACGCCCAAAATCGCCGAGGTCAGCAAAGATGACTTTGACGATAACTTCGACATCCTAGAAGTTGGTGTTGGGAACAGAAATGTCAAATACTGGTTAGTGGAAGCTGAGGTCAAGGGCAAGAAGGTCTCCTTCAAGGTAGACGCCGGGTCACAGGCCAGATTACTGCCGTTTTCAGCATACCGGAAAATGTGTGCGGCGGGACAGTTGACTGCTGCTACCTCGGCACTACGGGCCTGCAAAGGAGGCGTCATAACACACTTCGGAGCAACGTCGCAGGAGGTGACGGTAGGGAATATTTCCGCCACAGTCCAGTTCTTTGTCGTAAAACACGGCAGTCAGCCATACTAGGACTGGAAGCGAGTGAAGCCTTGGGCCTTTTTCGCGCTTCAACAGACTACGAAGCAGTGACGAATTTCCAGCACCTCTTCCAGGGATTCGGCTGCTTGAAGCAATCATACAGCATGGTCCTACAACCAACAGTGGTTCCTGTCGTTCAACCAGCGCGGCGTATTCCCCTGTCCCTGCAGGGCCCTCTTCAGGAAGAGCTGCGAAGACTGCAGCGCGAGGCCATCATCGTAAAAGAGAAGGGCCTCACGGATTGGGTAAGCCCTTTGGGTACCGTCAAGAAAAAGGATGGCAGAATTAGAATTTGCATGGACCCCGGAAAATTCATGAGAACATAAAAAGAGAACACTTCCAGCTCCCAAGGCGCGAGAATATGGAAGGGGAATTGGCCGGCGCAACTGTATTTAGTTGCTTGGACGCAAACTCCGGCTTCTACCAGATCGCACTTGACGAGCAGACGTCGAAAATATGCACTTTCGCTACTCCTTTTGGCAGATACCGTTACCTCCGATTGCCCTTCGGCATCGCCTCGGCGCCTGAAATCTTTCAAAAGGCGATGACTGAAGTATTTGAGGGCTTTCTCGGTGTACATGTGTACATTGACGATATTTTGGTATGGGGAGCAAACAGCAGCGTGACCAGAGACTGGTTGCGGTCTTGAAAGCAGCCGAAAAAGCCGGCTTAACGTTCAACGCAAAAAAATGCCGGTTTTGTTTTACGGAAATGCAATTCCTCGGCGATATGCCAGTTTTGTGTTATGGAAATGCAATTCCTGGGCGATATCATTGGACGTGACGGCATGTCGCAAGACCTAAAACTTATCAAAAGTTTGCTTGAAACTCCGGGACCCAAAACCAAATCTAATGGGCAGCGCATGCTCGGTGTAATCAACTAATTTGCAAAGTACGTGCCACGGCTTTCTGAGCGGACTGCGCTTCTCCGAGTGCTTATCAAAACACACGCAGTATTTGAGGGGACTGAAAACCACAGAAAAGAGTGGAAAGGTATCACTCAAGTTCTAACCATGAAACCCGTACTGCCATCTTTGATGCCCAAAGGCAGTCTAAAATAACATGTGATGCATCAAAAGCTGGCATGAGTGCAGCGCTCTTGCAGTGTCATGATGGTGATAAGTGGCACCCAGTGGCATATGAATCCCGTGCGCTAACACAAGCTGAGCAGCGTTACGCGCAGATTGAAAAGAAGACTCTCAGCATTTCGTTCGGCTGTGAGAAGTTTCAGCACTTCGTGTACGGGCACAAAGTTTTAATGGAAACTGACCATAAACCGTTGCTATCTATTGCTGCGACAGGGATCAGCGACATGCCTCCCCGCCTTCAGAGGTTTTTTTAAGACTTCTGAAATACGATTTTGTTTTGCAGAACATACCAGGAAAACGCCTAGTCTTGGCTGACATGCTGTCAAGATCAGCTCCGGCTAGTCACGAGGACATCGCTGGCGCCGCTGACGACTTGGAAGTGCGCGCAGTGCAAGTTCTGGGCTATTTGGTCATGGGCGCTACGCGACAGAAGCTGGTGCAATAAACTGCGCGTGACGGTTACTTGAGCACTGTCATCTCTAATTTGTCAAGCGGTGAGAACCTGCAGGGTGAACTCAAGCCGTTTTCGTCAGAGCTTTCCGTCGTGGACGGTATATTGCTGAAAGGGACAAAAGTCGTCATACCTAAAAGCATGCGACGTGAAATCCTAGGATGAATTCATACTGGGCACCTAGAATTGCAGAAATGCAAAGAAAGAGCACGACGTTTGGTTTTTTGGCCTGGGCTCAGTAGCGACTTCTCCCTGCTGATTCAGAGTTGCTCTACTTGTCGGAAGTTTTCATACAAGCAACCGAAAGAACCGTTACTCATGAGCCCAATCCCATTATGCGCGTGTGTTCGAGTTGGtgtagacatttttttttcttttgggggaAATTCGTACGTCATAGCGTTTGACGCGCTTCCGAACTTCCCGGAAGTCCAGAAGCTCCAGGACACCACAGCAAGAGCAACAATTTCCGCACTTACCGCAATGTTTGCCAGGTATGGCGTACCTCTGGAGGTGTGCACCGACAACGGGCCACAGTTTTGAAGTTATGAATTTGCAGAATTCGCAAGAAAATATGACTTCGCTCATGTCACATCCAGTCCGCGCTTCCCACAGTCCAACGGTCTGGCAGCGAAATGGGGTACAGGTCGTGAAACGCCTTTTGAAGAAAAGTGAAGACTCACGCGAAGACATTTGGCTACGCTTGTTGGCCTACCGCTCTACACCGCTTGTGGACGGCCAATCACCTGGAGAACTTCAAGGCAGGCGAATCAGGTCGAATGTACCCGATTTTGGCGATGTGCAGCCTACGGCAGTCAAAAAACATCGTCAGAACAACGGCGGAAAGCATTTGTCACCCTTGGACAAAGGGTCGATCGTAAGGTGCAGGGACACAACATAGTCCCCGAAAGGTATTGTGATGGTTAGAACGTCTCCGAGGTCCTACAACGTGGAAACAGAAGGTGGTCGGGTGTTTAGACGTAACAGACGGCATCTCCTTCAGACTCGCGAACAGTGGACAGCAGAGGAGAGTGATGATGATGCCTGCTGTTCATATTACAGCTTGTGCACTGACTCTAGTGCAAGTAACTCCGTTGATGTTCCAAGGTGCCAGCCTACACAACCGCATCCTCAAGCACCGTCCGCCGATGGCCCGGCACCAACTACAGCGCATCACGTGCTATCTCCTCCTAGGCCGACGCTAGACCCAAGAAGGTCGGGTCTTACCAGTAGGCCACCACAGCGGCTTCGGTATGACGCGGCCTTTAATGAAGTAACCTGAACTGCTGTGCTTCTTCGTTACCCATCAGAGGATGTATCGGGCATGCGCTGTCTGCGCTACCTTATCAGGACAGCACTGATATCACGCGTGCGTTTAACTATTGAAGAGTGTGCCAATAAACCCTTCGCGGCTTGTTCCTGCCATCGTGTATTTGCCTCGATCTTTACCAGACACACGTCACACACGTTACAAGGATGGCGTTGGCGCTGTGCACAGCAtttctttattctcaattcgacacgctaacacaccttcccttgTTGCCGCAGccacccgccttacaccctctcccctttagaaggaCCCCatctatatatactgtggcgaggaaagtatacgtcgccttgaagacaagtctacttgtcgaaacgctggcgcttgctttcaccttgttctcgtttcgctcatcgtcttgaatttccatctccctcattccccgtgttttccacgCATATATACTGAGACACCAAGACAAACATGGCCCCCAAAAAGCATCAAGccgacatgagtatgcattcaaaattcaaaggAACCATGACCGCCGACCAAGATGAGCGAGAGCGCATGTGTCACCTTAGAAAAGCCAGTTCTTTTCAGTTAATGCAATTGACGGCTTACTAGCGCAGTCATCTTCGGCAAttgctgctgcttcaatgataagtctAGTTCATTGAATAGACTGCCTAGCTAAGATAGTGGTTTCTGCAAAAAGCGAGATACAGCCGCATTGTGCTCAATGGACACCTAGAAACCCTTCCCGCCTTTTGCTGTGTTCTTGTTATCTAACATTGGGACATCTACCTGTCTGCCCTATATAAGACCAACCGCATTTCAGGGGTATCTTCTACACAACACTTTTCGAACAAACTGTACACTTTTTCCTATGATTAATACTGCAACTCCTACGTCCCTTAGCTACAGGATTAGTCGTGAcacaaagctgggcaagttgTTTTGGAGCAGAGAAAAAATAACATCAATACCTGCTCTTTTTCCTAGTTTTTTTTAAGTTTGTGGGAGATCCCTTGAACGTACGAGAAAACAGCTGTTTTGTTTCTTCGATCAAGTACCTGAGGCTCAATGCTGTGAGGATTGGTGCTTAACTCACTGCGCAAGTTCTTCAAGACTGAGACAAGAAGGTTGCTCGGGTACCCTGTCGCCCTCAACCGAGCAATCTGTGAACTGAAACTCGGTTCTATCAAATGATAACAAGATTTTGTTAGTGTATTACGCAAGCAAGCATGAACGATACACCTTTTAACGAGTTTTGAATGGGCACATGCAAAGAATAACAGAGGCTTATTAGCTTGTGGCTCATACGTCCAGCGTACTTGTTGCCGGGTAAAAGATAAATTAAAATCTAAAAACCTGAGTGACCCATTCTCCTGAAACTCATGTCTGAGTGTGAGCGGGGATCAGGTTCCCTCAAACCGATCCAACGTCTGACGAACAGAGGCCGCCAAACAGCTGTCCTCACAATTAAACAGAATTTTAAAAATCATCCACATAACGAAGGACTTTTTCAATTTTTGTATTGCCCATCCGTGACATGACGTTCCTGTCTAGGTAAGCCAAAAATAAATTGCTCATCAAAGGAGCAATACAAGAGGCTATACATATCTCATTAATGTGACACAGGAGCCAACAGGGGAGGGAATGTTGCTACGATCCTTTTTCCGAAATAATGGCATGAAAAGGCGTTACCGGCATGTGGGTTTTTTCTGGGAAAAACATCCGAAGGGCCAACCCTTCTTAATTCTGCAGATTGTGCAAGAGAGCCTGGATTCAAGTCCAATAATATGCGTTTTGCCTGCGATTTTACCCTCCCCAGATGAAAACCAGTTAGAATTGAATTATTGTTGTAGTGCCCTAGGGTGGTTATAGGTGCTTTCTAGATTTCAATTTCACTCACAGAAGCTAATTTATATCTACACTTTACTTGGTTTCATTGAAATCTAGAAAGCAGCTATCACCACCCCAGGGCACTACAACAATATATTTATGGTTTCACACTAACTTACCTACGAAACCGGACAAAATGCACGCATCTTTGGTGTAACACAGCACCCATAAGGCGCAAATGAACGAATGAAAATAAGCTGGTAAACCCAAGAAACTAAGGTAAACCTTCACTAATGTATGAGTAGGTAGCTTCACGCTCACCTGCCTCATGAAAGAGTATGCTATAGCTGAGGCAAGAATCTTAGTCGAACAAGGGTTGTGAgcgtcgtgtggagtgccttggGGAAATACATACAGTAATAGGACAACAACTGCTCTCCAGCCAATTAATCACAATTACATCAATAATCGAAAAACTGGAGAGTTATAATTGCCCTGCACGAGGCAAAGCTGGTAATAAAATCACCTCCAGCACTGGTCGAATGGGTGCCGCAATGCTTCAATTGACCTGCCGAGGGAGGGCGGTGCATCTCCTTAAAAAAATGAAGGGTGGCCGGCCGCCCCCCGGCTCCTCTCCGGCTTTGGGCACTGGCTAGAGCTGTACACGTTGGCACACTACTAGTATAACTTCATGCGACATAAGTTGGCTTGTCGGATATCTGCTAACAAACCCATGTAGAAATAACTAAAACTGCACGAGTACTTTGTGGGGCAGGCCACGGGCTGCTAGAAGCTGTACGAACGTATCCCGAACAATGGTGGCACAAAACCAGTATTGTCTGATTCCAGCGCAGCTTTCTCGTCTTTATGAAAGTAACCTAAAAATTTCCCTGCTCGGGTGACTGGCGGGGCTGCTCGGGTGACTGGCGAAAAGCGACAAGAAATAACAGAATAGAATCATTACACTATCATGGCTGAGCGTCTAATAAATTCCGTTTGCGAAATAGCTTGTCAATGGCATGTAATTCTAACAAACACCAACATTTGAGCCTACAACACTAGTAGTGCTGAAGTTTTCACGTTTCCTTAATAAAAATGCATAAAAGATACAAATTTATTTCATATTGAAGTTATTCAAAACTGTTACGTTAGTTACCCCAAGATCCACCGAGAGGACGGTTACAAAACTTAGGCGGGAACGAAATATGTTGGCTAAATTCTTATTTAAAAATACTACACTGAAAATAAAGGACATTGCGAACGAGAAACGCTAATGCTGCATATAGGAATTCCAGATGTTCTTTTTACGTGGAATTGGGACTAGATTGCACAATCATGGTGAGATCACCAGACAAGAATATCACTGTGAAAAACTGGCGTGTCCTTATTGTGTAACGTTCTTGCATTTGTGAGAGTTCACGTGATAAGCAATCTAAATGTTCTGACCATTTCAGATTTAGGCCAAGTTTCCCGATTAATCGATTTTGAAGAAGCTGGCTCGCAGTAATGCTCCAGATTAGGTTTCGAAGCGAAAGCATCAATGGCCCGTTGAGCGATGAAGCCGGTGTCTGTCGTCTATAACAGCAAAACGGCAGCTACACTTCCATTGGTTGCGACGCCATGTCACcaggtggtggtaaacatttattacttgagcctttttacaacattACTTGTGAAGGGGCTCAGGAGCgtgtagggtgtccgggagttcGTGGGGCTTGGAGACCCTCAGAGCtcagtccaccagccgtatttggtcggctgggttggagctagacaccgcggtctcccatcgctcgacgtcggtgagttgccactcagagggtggctaGAGCTGAGGTCATAAGAACATTATGTGATGGAAGTTGGCTCTCGGCGCACCGTCGAGCGTATACATTCCTGAtgatataggcctggatgaaccagggcgagaaaaACTGGAGGAAGGAAGGTTTGTGCCTGAAGCTGACGCCAGGTAGTTTGTCGGAATTTCGTTAAAGATTTATGTGGGGATGGAtatctcaaccgcatttcgcgAAAGTGGAGGGTGATCTCATGATATTCTACCAATCGGTCTCTGCCGTTATGAAGGTCATCGGACggcgtggctcggttgacggctactcgagcgatagaatGGGTCATTTAATTGCCAGGATGACCTGCGTGCGCGGTCACCGAGATGAGCTTAATAGGtttgtaaggggggggggggggggggaggtctgaTGATTGAGGATTTTCCGTGTCGGTTCATGAACTCGGCCTTTCGAGTAGTtgcggattgcagttttggagtcGCTGAGGATAACCTCGGCAGCGGTGGTTCAGATTGCCAGTGCTATGGTAGCCTCCTCCGCCTCTATGGGTGGGCGCGCCTGTATTGTGGAAGCTGTGATGTAAGCAAGTTGATGTAACACTACACTGACGGCATGGGCCGGTTTCTGTGGGCAACCAGCGGCGTTGACACACACAGTGAGGTGGTCGTGCTGGTGTTATTTGTCACCAGCGTGTCTCGGCGGAGCTAAACGGGCGAAAGGTAAGAGCTACGCCACAAGCGTGCCTTGACACGCGTCGTCGCGCGCCGGCAAGCCAACGCGTGGCCTCGGTTGGACAAAAATGGCTCGCAACCACAGGGCATCAGCCCAGAAGCGCGCCGATGCTCGCCTCTCgcctgcggcgcactgttgcttgATCATTTTGTCCTAAACCGTCCAAGTACGGCCTAAACCAGCCTGCTGTAAAATGAAATAATTCATcgcttgcatgttttttttttcaggtatatAAAACACGTTTGAATTATGTATGTACGCCTGATGCAACAGTTTTTTCTTTAACTTTGAATTAACAATATTGCACAAGGCatcaacatcagcgcttgcgctCACGTTCGGTGTCTGCGTCGCCATCTGTCTACAAGATTGCTTTGCTAACACCTGCACGACCATGTCATATCATATGCGAACACATATCAAAATCTTTCGTACGATTTAATTTTTGCTGGCTCCTCGCACAGCCAACTAAGTGAGAATTCGGTGTGGAAAGTATCATTGACCACTCCTTATTAGGACTATATGCTTGTTGCTGTATGAAAGAAACACATGTATTCTGCGAAGATGCATTCGGAACTCGGTATTCCCGACTGCAGTTTCTAGTGTAAGATCGAGAAACATTTTAGAGGAAACTGAAGAAATTTTGACATTTTAAGCATACCGGCTGCACGTCTAaagcactgatgacacctttGCCCTTTGTCCGCACATCCACTCACATCGTCCACTCTTTGAATAAAGGAAAAAATAGATAAAACGCCTATAACGGCTTCACTGACTCGGTATGTGCTGCTGGTCATGCAGGCATCGAGGAAATACTGGCATACGCCACTGAATCCATAGGTCGTCTGTGATGTAGGTCCTCCTATAGATTGCACAgggtgcacatattgcaaacaaAAAATTTCTGCAGTGCTCAAGCACAAGGACACACAGGCACAAACATCACAGTACTGCGTCATCTTTCCTTCAGTGCGTCACTGCTCTTAGTGCTGCGCGAAcggcaccaactagcccgtcaggcgcctgcacttgaaagaagtgaaTGAAGGAGTATTGTGAAGATGTGGTGATTTCTATTTCACATGTCGAATAGAAGAGCGCGCTGCCAGTTCAACTGAGGGGCATGTCTGAAGATGTACTTCCTATTGTTCGGCTACTAATGCGATTCGTATCGGAAGTTGTCTTTGCAGATGAAAACAGCATAGTAGCCGATCGTTAAACTTTAGTCACCTAAGACCAGGTCAATGACACACTAAATACGCCGCGGTTCACCACACGGTTCACCACACCACACAAAGTCGGTAGTGCGATATTTGAAATCGTTGCAGTCCAAACAGAACTGGAAATTCAGTTCATTCAACAAGGTTTCTCAGCTGGGCTTGTTCAATGGCAGGTTACAAACTCGACAGACGTGTTCAGCTTACGTTGAATGTAGACAATGTCGACGGTATTCGAGTGCTGCTTATCCAAACTTCGGAAATCGAAAAAATGTTTCCGTCCCTTTCCAGCTCAATAACATATACATACAAGCGCAGGCGTTGCGGCAATGATGATTTCGTGGAATGTATTGCAGAAGATTACATTGACACCATCGTAAGGCAATGTGCACGGTGAATACGTCGGCATTATTTGAACTCGGCACGAATTCTCGTCCAACTGTCACCATGCATGctcgtcggtcgtgtcgttgtaGGCCTGGTATCACAAGACTGTCTTTCAGAAACACTGTCGCGTGAGTCGTGCGTCCATATGTCTAAAGAACTCGAACGATGGCTGGTCTCGGCGCCTCTGCATCGGCGGCGATCACGCATAGCTGCAGCCGAGGTGTGGCGcattctgattggtggacgccgGTGATGCCTCGCACGATATTCAAGCATTAGTGGCACACAATATCTCCGGGCGTTGCGACGCGTCATCCTGCATTTCCTTCCTTGTTTCCTGACGCATTTGACGCGTGGGTGCGTGTCCGCGCGTGCcaacgcgtgccagtggttgggccttGACACTTCCTGCTGTAGTAGCGCGCCAGGTACAGCGTGAGGGGACGccattgccgcgacgccacgtcactatCACTCTCGAAAGCCTGTGTCATTCCCGCGTTCCTAATtcacgcaagctctcgcccgcgTTCTTAGTGCGCCTATACTACATTCCATACCTATgttccgtttcatacatcaggtgcaacgctatAGAAGCTATGCAACTAGTGCCCTCTCCAAATGTTATCACTCCGCGCATTTCATCTATGCTTCGCAGCGCGCCAGTGGCGTTCGCTCGCTCGAGCATGTACGTGAAGCTGCCGTGACGGCATGCAATTAAATAACATCGAAAATCAAAGTGATCTAAAACAACGTAAAATCTAAACAACAGCGGAACAACGTAAACAGGGTAAGTTATTGATTTAATTCAGAGCTGACACCATATAAAAAGCATGTTCAAAAAATTGGCCACAAGACACCGAACTGTTTCTAactgcgaacgcagccactgcaagaagtatcgcCAGCCTCCACACCATTGTACCTGTtatatgaaacggagtatagcagtGAAAGCTGTGGAGGCTAAAGGCTTTTTTCACTGGCTTCGTTCGCACATTGATATCGTTCAATGTATTTCACCGCAATGGTGCGCAATTGCTTTAAAACGAAACTGTGTATGGCTAGGTTCTTAAAAATTTTGCGTGCGTCTATCAAGCCGTGTAGATCGGCAATGCCTCCCCATACGTGGCCTGATCAATAAGATAGTGCAttccgggccgagccgcggcggaagtgaagcatgCTTTCAGCCTGCTTGACCTCCGTCCCGCACCAGgacgaatgtttcttcaacttcgaggcttttctttcgaggaacccatatgggttttctttgtgaTAATTGcaacgaacaggtggatgtctgattttccctttattatttacttctctccaccttaccGCTTTCCGCATAACTATTACGTCAGGCTTTAAGCATTCCGCGAACTTGCAAAAAGAAGTTTAATATCTTAGGTCCAAATATAACAGGTATCAGAAATTGAGCTGATAAGAACACATACTACACTTTTACCCGCGTCGGTCATGTTTACGTTTGCACCCCTACCCCCTTTTTTTGCAATTCCAAGCGCTCGGGTATCTCCTTTTCTTTCCATCTGCTCCCCCGTGGCGGCGGTCCCCCAAGCGTGCCGCCCGGCTGGACCACGAGGTGAAAAGAAATTCAAAATGTTCATGTGGCCCCAATCCCGCAAACATGGAACGTTTCACCGGAGCAGCGGCAAGATTTCAGAGGAAGTTTTTAGGGAGCCAATTTTGTGTGGCCTGCGTTGTGTTGCGGTTTTCGAGTGAACTCATAACCATTACTGCACCGCGGGGCCCCAACCAAAGCACGATTGCCTTGGCTACGGTGCTACAGTGCGTgccctcggagtgcggtgaggtACGTGTCTGTCCTACGTGCCGGGATTCATTAGTAAAAGGACTCGTGCCGTGTTTGGCAACAATACATGGATACGTATACTTCCCAGTGCCTCGTaatcttccgaggctcaacaaCTCGGAGAAGGGACTAGTCGCGCCTCGCCTTTTATTTATGCGCACACGGCATTTGACATAGGGCATTGgacagtttgccattaagggggcaacatacagagcttcgctggtcatccccattcacagagtggaatggcactgaattttttcaTATAGGCTTAgcattgaatgaaacaagttttaatgcTTGGAATCAAACATACAGGGGTAGGCGGCTGCTAACGCTTTTGGCGTACAACAAGGCATGGACGGAATGTCCAGTGAAGCATCGACGGAACGCACTGTGTGATAACATTTCTTGACCAATCTTCTTGCGTAGCTTCGACATCGCTGACTTCCATTGTATTGAACCGAGTATAGggaaggccaaatcaaaacgctcCAAGCAtatcaacgcgctcgcttgcccacgacGAGCTCATAACTCGATGAACCGCCCAGCGGTGTTCAACTGGaccttaacgctttcgcattcacaactcataagtgacTATACTCGcacacaactttctgtggcaatgaagggaaagcttcGGAGGCAAAGCCCGGCCAAGTGAGAGCCCTTCTAAGAATAGTTCGGCGTTTTAGTCCACGTGAGTTGAGGCTGGGCCACAGAAAACATAAACATTAGTAACACTTAAATAACACAGAATACACCTCTGGGtctaaaagtttacttattttgcggttTTTCCATTCCGCGTCCAGGCAAAAGCGAAATCGTTGCACGTTGAAGCTGCCTctattcagcgtctgttccgagcaactaaAAACACTGTCaatgctgccggactacttggcgccgtaacacatttgcagcagccacgcgcctgcagctttcccttcattgccagaGAAAGTCGTCCGCGAATATAGGTGTCCTCGAATTTTTTGTGAAAAATATGGTTTTCGTTATTTGGGCGATAAATTAATCATTGTCAAGAAGCTCTGGGTTAGCACCTTATTA
This window contains:
- the LOC139060043 gene encoding uncharacterized protein, producing MELLKAPPPLKLTGNLSEQWKRFKQKFDLFIVATTMKEQPRTEDAIAALLLSVAGDEALDVFNMFKFEAQESNEDYATIVEKFESYLSENIPGKRLVLADMLSRSAPASHEDIAGAADDLEVRAVQVLGYLVMGATRQKLVQ